The Dioscorea cayenensis subsp. rotundata cultivar TDr96_F1 chromosome 7, TDr96_F1_v2_PseudoChromosome.rev07_lg8_w22 25.fasta, whole genome shotgun sequence genome includes a region encoding these proteins:
- the LOC120264686 gene encoding wall-associated receptor kinase 2-like: MFLCLLVHVLLFFSSSSGTSSMALNGTLPGCKDKCGNFTIPYPFGLSDGCHLPGFNITCNDTNNNIPPKLFVDNGNIEIFNITDEVIVIDFVGAANYGPYGCDYRTTTGFALSYTWSHLADDRYPYTFSQDRNMFTAIGCSMMATFYDGLIPNSSISGCISVCRDKSRITDGQCFGNGCCQSSIPTGLKGIDINLGSIFLNGVSYITNCSKAFLVEKDTFVFNASFIDSFNGTGLKVVLDWAIRNQTCDVARMSTDYACRDNTLCVNSTNGPGYRCSCLPGYQGNPYLLAVPNGCQDINECAGDQTTNNCSMLCVNTPGSYYCSCPHGYQGDGKINGTGCSKKSKQLQIVLGCVFGSLVLLIVGIWLSYWAIRNRRMNKLREMFFEQNGGLLMQQLLSSHSMGTKSARIFTEKELELATDNYNESRVLGQGGYGIVYKGILTSNQIVAIKKSKFMDNNNQINQMDQFINEVVILSQVIHKNVVKILGCCLETPVPLLVYEYVPGGTLYHHIHERKGSLSWSIRLKIATETADALSYLHSATETQILHRDVKSANILLDDNYMAKVSDFGASRLIPQDADNKTTMVQGTPGYLDPECYSSGILTEKSDVYSFGVVLAELLTGEKPISHGRKQEEKSLAIYFVLSVKRNSMFDILEPRVKTEAKQEQLQGMTELIQGCLKMKGDERPTMKAVALELERLKSQDVDSLHEWPVLNECGVDESVVVKTKRFVKWKSLEDESLLGRSISSCASCHETGNTSDLLMGSSSTMFLSSTSSTMDTEIMLAALGPRKK; encoded by the exons ATGTTTCTCTGTTTGCTTGTACATGTGTTGCTGTTCTTCTCCTCTAGTAGTGGTACATCTTCAATGGCCTTGAATGGCACCTTGCCTGGCTGCAAGGACAAGTGCGGCAACTTCACTATCCCCTACCCATTCGGCCTCTCTGACGGCTGCCACCTCCCCGGCTTCAATATCACATGCAACGACACCAACAATAATATTCCACCAAAGCTCTTCGTTGATAACGGCAACATCGAGATTTTTAATATCACAGATGAGGTTATTGTCATCGATTTTGTTGGTGCAGCTAATTATGGTCCTTATGGATGTGATTATCGCACTACCACGGGGTTCGCTCTTAGTTATACTTGGAGCCACCTTGCTGATGATCGATATCCCTACACATTCTCTCAAGACAGAAACATGTTCACTGCCATCGGCTGCAGCATGATGGCCACCTTCTACGATGGCCTGATTCCTAATTCCTCCATCAGTGGCTGTATCTCTGTGTGCCGTGACAAGTCCCGCATCACTGACGGGCAATGCTTTGGAAATGGATGTTGTCAAAGCTCCATTCCCACGGGTCTCAAAGGCATTGATATTAATTTAGGCAGCATATTCTTAAATGGCGTAAGTTATATCACCAATTGTAGCAAAGCTTTCTTGGTGGAAAAGGACACGTTTGTGTTTAATGCTTCATTCATCGATTCCTTCAATGGAACTGGACTTAAGGTTGTGCTAGACTGGGCCATTAGAAATCAGACATGCGATGTGGCCAGAATGTCCACTGATTATGCGTGTAGGGACAACACCTTGTGTGTTAACTCCACCAACGGCCCTGGCTACCGCTGCAGCTGCCTCCCAGGATACCAAGGGAACCCTTACCTTCTTGCTGTTCCTAATGGTTGCCAAG ATATAAACGAGTGTGCTGGTGATCAAACGACCAACAACTGCTCTATGCTCTGTGTAAACACTCCCGGCAGCTACTACTGTTCATGCCCACATGGTTACCAGGGAGACGGTAAAATCAATGGTACAGGATGCTCCAAAAAAtccaaacaactacaaattGTTCTCG GTTGTGTGTTCGGCTCCTTGGTCTTGCTTATTGTTGGTATTTGGTTATCATACTGGGCAATAAGGAATAGAAGGATGAACAAGCTAAGAGAGATGTTCTTCGAACAAAATGGTGGATTGCTCATGCAACAACTGCTCTCTTCGCACAGCATGGGAACCAAATCCGCACGCATCTTCACCGAAAAAGAACTAGAGCTTGCCACAGACAACTACAATGAAAGCCGAGTCCTTGGCCAAGGAGGCTACGGTATTGTTTACAAAGGAATCCTCACAAGCAACCAAATTGTGGCCATCAAAAAGTCTAAATTCATGGATAACAACAACCAAATCAATCAGATGGACCAGTTCATCAATGAGGTGGTCATTCTATCACAAGTGATCCACAAGAATGTGGTGAAGATCTTGGGTTGTTGCCTTGAGACACCAGTGCCATTACTTGTCTATGAGTATGTCCCCGGTGGAACGCTTTACCATCATATTCACGAAAGAAAGGGCTCACTTTCATGGAGTATTCGTTTGAAAATTGCCACAGAAACTGCTGATGCATTGTCCTATCTTCACTCTGCCACTGAAACACAAATCTTGCACAGAGATGTCAAGTCTGCAAACATTCTTCTTGATGACAACTACATGGCCAAAGTATCAGATTTTGGAGCTTCAAGACTGATACCACAAGATGCAGACAACAAAACAACGATGGTTCAGGGAACTCCCGGGTACTTGGATCCAGAATGTTACTCCTCTGGAATTTTAACAGAGAAGAGTGATGTCTATAGCTTTGGAGTTGTCCTTGCTGAGCTTCTTACAGGAGAAAAGCCCATTTCACATGGAAGAAAACAGGAGGAGAAGAGCCTGGCCATTTACTTCGTTCTAAGCGTGAAGAGAAACTCAATGTTCGATATCTTAGAGCCTAGAGTGAAGACTGAGGCAAAACAAGAGCAATTGCAGGGAATGACTGAGTTGATACAGGGATGCCTTAAGATGAAAGGGGATGAGAGGCCAACAATGAAGGCTGTGGCCTTGGAGCTTGAACGTTTGAAGAGCCAAGATGTGGATAGCCTGCATGAATGGCCAGTACTGAATGAGTGTGGAGTGGATGAGAGTGTGGTCGTTAAAACAAAAAGGTTTGTTAAATGGAAAAGTTTAGAGGATGAAAGCTTGCTCGGAAGATCAATTTCGTCTTGTGCTTCATGTCATGAGACAGGGAATACAAGTGATTTGCTGATGGGTTCTAGTTCAACCATGTTCTTATCTAGTACTAGCAGCACCATGGATACTGAAATCATGCTGGCTGCACTGGGACCACGGaagaagtga